The Rhizoctonia solani chromosome 4, complete sequence genome contains a region encoding:
- a CDS encoding cuticle-degrading protease — MPGIDIENSPGMRWVYGIPDRLAIILARMNGLLEDFGSNVDHRIIKELEAGISSVETVVSAPDDSNLDFGRLVVQECWRQVAYIYLYMGLCGANSHDVRVVDAHATFMDMFLRANPGRTPDSFLILPLPVLGIATRHPHDQELLRRRMLALPECSRRGTTGNQFIRMLEAIWGSINDYRSLTFNSLSYILNPSTITVIMRAVFLTAAAFSALLTAFAAPTVNVPVSKHAGPVKANSYIIKLKDGVSKDSHIAKLLSSTSDSKIEYKYEQVFHGYAAELKGKDLDYVRQSSDVEYILEDGIFTIQYEVAETVGEVRTAVEPVGQLSKRANGSGVDVYGVDTGIYTAHSSFGGRARWGATYGGYANADGNGHGTHTAATAVGNTYGVATSANVIAVKVLSDAGSGAYSDIISGVNYVVTSAASSGRPSIATLSLGGSANSALDSAITTAIGKGIHFTVAAGNSNVDAANTSPARVAAANTIGAVDSSNRKASFSNYGRVLDAWALGVNVLSAWIGSTTATNTISGTSMATPFVAGVLAVAIGDYGNKSPAELSADLKSHARAVVTGAPSGTTNLLATKW; from the exons ATGCCCGGAATAGATATCGAAAATAGCCCCGGTATGCGTTGGGTGTATGGCATTCCGGACAGGTTGGCTATAATACTAGCTCGGATGAATGGACTACTAGAAGATTTTGGATCGAACGTGGATCACAGGataatcaaagagcttgAAGCTGGTATCAGTAGCGTCGAGACAGTTGTTTCAGCTCCTGATGATTCCAACCTAGATTTCGGAAGGCTGGTTGTACAGGAGTGTTGGCGGCAAGTGGCATATATCTACCTATACATG GGATTGTGCGGTGCTAATTCTCATGATGTTCGGGTTGTTGATGCTCATGCTACATTTATGGATATGTTTCTGAGAGCCAACCCAGGGAGAACCCCAGACTCGTTCTTgattcttcctcttccagtT CTAGGAATCGCTACCCGTCATCCACATGACCAGGAGCTACTTAGAAGGCGCATGTTAGCCTTGCCAGAATGCTCACGAAGGGGCACCACCGGGAATCAATTTATTCGAATGTTGGAGGCCATCTGGGGCTCGATCAACGA CTACCGTTCTCTAACCTTCAACTCTCTCTCATACATTCTCAATCCTTCTACTATCACTGTCATCATGCGCGCCGTTTTCCTCACCGCTGCCGCTTTTTCTGCTCTCTTGACGGCCTTCGCTGCCCCTACCGTTAACGTACCTGTCAGCAAACATGCTGGCCCAGTCAAGGCTAACTCCTACATCAT caaacttAAGGACGGTGTGTCCAAAGACTCCCACATTGCCAAATTGCTCTCTAGCACTTCCGACTCCAAGATCGAGTACAAGTACGAGCAGGTCTTCCACGGCTATGCTGCCGAGCTCAAGGGCAAGGATCTTGACTATGTACGCCAATCAAGTGATGTAGAATACATCCTCGAGGATGGAATATTTACGATCCAATACGA GGTCGCTGAGACCGTGGGCGAAGTTAGGACAGCCGTTGAACCCGTTGGTCAATTGTCTAAGCGAGCCAACGGATCCGGTGTAGATGTTTACGGCGTTGACACT GGTATCTACACTGCACACAGCAGCTTCGGCGGCCGTGCTCGCTGGGGCGCTACTTATGGTGGA TACGCTAACGCTGATGGAAACGGCCATGGCACTC ACACTGCTGCTACTGCTGTCGGAAATACCTACGGTGTTGCTACCTCTGCTAATGTTATTGCTGTCAAGG TCTTGTCTGATGCTGGTTCTGGCGCATACTCTGACATTATTTCCGGGGTTAACTACGTTGTTACATCTGCTGCCTCCTCCGGTCGCCCTTCAATTGCCACACTCTCGCTTGGCGGATCAGCTAACTCTGCTCTCGACTCTGCTATCACCACCGCGATTGGAAAAGGAATTCACTTCACTGTCGCCGCCGGCAACTCTAACGTTGATGCTGCGAACACTAGTCCCGCCCGCGTTGCGGCTGCTAACACAATCGGTGCGGTCGACTCGAGCAACAGGAAGGCATCTTTCTCGAACTACGGCCGAGTTTTGGATGCATGGGCACTCGGAGTGAATGTTTTGAGCGCCTGGATCGGTAGCACCACCGCGACCAACACGATCAGCGGAACTTCGATGGCGAC ACCCTTCGTTGCAGGTGTGTTGGCCGTCGCGATTGGGGACTATGGAAACAAGTCGCCCGCTGAGCTTTCGGCCGATCTCAAGTCTCACGCTCGTGCCGTTGTGACCGGAGCACCTTCCGGAACTACCAACTTGCTCGCGACCAAGTGGTGA